The region GACGTACTGGGCTCCTCCGTATGGCAAAACTTCTGTGACCCCCCACCCGATGATGTTGCCCTTGATACTGCATGCGTCTTCTCCGCTCTGCGCTGCTATCTCTTTGGCACTGAGCACTCTGTCCCACATGTTAAAGCCAGTTAATTTTCCAGAGAAGGCTAAAGCTTCATCAAATCCACCTCCAATGCAGCAGCCATTCTTTTCTTGGCCGATCTGCAAAATCCCTCCATCTGGAATGGTGTGAGCATCAGCAATGTCCAAGGCGGTGGCTGCGAGCTCTCCCTTCACCCAGAGAGATGCGTATCCATTCTCCGAGCTCCAGGCACCGCAGAGGTGGATCCACTTCCCAGAAACAACTACATTTTTGACAGCTAACTTGTGCTGGTCACCGCCAACAACAAGCACTGCAGATTCCCAGCTGAGATAAAGCTGGATTTCATATGGATTTAACTTGGTTCCATAGGAGAAGACAATAGTTTTGTCCAAAGCCTCAGTCACCTTGATCCAGACACAAGCAGTAAAGGAGTGAAGCGTCATTCCAGCAGTTGGGTGAACGCTCCCAAATATCTTTTTTGAACGCATGGGGAATAGAATTGCTGTTTCACACCCTGAAAAAGTTAGACAGATTGTTAGATAAATAAAAACTGGTCTGTTTGTACATGCACAATTAGGACCCTTGACATAACGCTTACTCCTGGGCTTCTCAAAGGGAGCTGAGAGCTCAGCTCATCCAGTGGGATGTAGGATGctttgaagaagctgtcagatCTGATGGATGAATTTGCCAAACACTATGGCAATGGGTCTAGAGGCTAATCAGGCTGGAGGAACGAGGCTTAGCTCTTCCCTTGCCTCAGAAGCAGTGTGTTGTATTAGTCCTGTGCTATACAAAGTGGCATTTAGGTTTAATGCTGCCTGTCTGCCCTGGTGCTTGCCTTGGGAAGTTGGGCTTCCCCGAGGGTGTGTGCGGGGCAGGTGCCTTCTGCTCTGATGTGCCTCCTAGGAGAGCTGCTCTTTTGTTGGGTCACCCAGAGAAGTTAGCACTATACATTAGGTAATTCTGTCAGGTAGTCctctctctgtttcatttaGGTCTTGTTTTAACCTCCATGTTCTTTTTCAGTATGGATTGATGAAAACAGCAACGTTACTGTGAGGGGATGGGTTCAGTGATCTATCAAATAGCAGGTTTAGCTACTGTGCCGTTCTTGGGATAGCAGTGTGAGACTGCTGCTGCCGCTGGAGGAATGGAGCCGCTGGGTAGTTGTCGTGAGCAGTTACGTAGTGTCCTGCGGTTGTCCTGTGGATAAGCAGGTAGCGGAGGAGAGGGGGACAGGGGCTACTGAAAAGCAGGTGCAGGGAGGGTTGGCAGAAGCACGCTGAGATGTGTGTGTTTATTATAATGACTCCCTTTTCTGACCCTGCCTTTAGGGTGCATGTAAGCACTTCTGCAATACGGCTGCATTTTTCCAAGTTTTATTCTCACTTaggctgtttggtttttttacagtAACTTTCATGTGCACTTGTTAAGCATGGGAAATGTATAAGAtgaactgatatttttaaaacaatctcTCATCTGCAATTAATCAATATGTGGATTAGTTAAAAGCACTAACAGAAATTTATGAAACTTAGAAAACTAACTGATGATCACTAAACCCAAGCTTTTTTTGGTATTCTATGTCTATGTACTGTTCTCTAGTCATATATAACTTACTATTCTAAGCAACATAGGGGAAAAGCAGCCTCCGATTATGCTAGTTCATTTCCTGTTTAAACAAGCTAGAGGAGCTAAAATGTCTAAAAAGTGTGTGGAAATTTCTGCTTCAGTGAATGAAGGACTCTTTGTGTCCTCTAGGATTGCGCTGCTGTGTTATTTCATAGACTGCTTCCTTTCAACTTTGAGTagattttacatttcttcattGGCCCTTTTGAGGAGGGGCAGAAGCAGCGAGCAACTGTTGGGGATACTCCTTAAAATGCTACTTAGGAACACTATtgtgaaaaagcttttaattagTAATCTTTCAGTTTTATTATCAAGgctaaacaaaatttaaaacagcCTCACTGACGAACAAGAAGTGTGATTAGAAAATCCCTCAAGAGTATGGCTGGCAGTAATTCAAGACGTGAGAAATTAAAGTCAGTTGCTAAAAAttcccttgaaaaaaaatttccagagACACACTCTGGAAGTACTTAAATAGAATGTatcttttgaatttaaaaaataagaacatttaATATAAAACTTTGTAGAAACTAGTGGAAATAATGTGGATTTCCACTAATGAGACTGAGATCCTTAAAGCTGATCAAGTTTTTTTTGCTCTCACCTAGTGCAGAGTAACCGACTATGAGGCTGGCCATGTTACAGGAGAGAGATAAAGAATGAGATCATGCTTTCTGGAAGGCAAGATTCACgtgtttgggggaaaaaaaggaatatgcTGTAAGATCTCCTAGTACACAAGGATGACTAAATAAAGGAgtaaaagcaatttatttataaagctgAACCCATGTCCTACATGAAAGGATAGATTCATGTTAGATTGTAGAATATGTTGATGTAAATTATTGTTATATTGTGTTTGTGTTGTAATAGGCTTGTGCAAgttgtttcctttgctttagCAGTTACAAGAAGCGCTCCTTGCTCACCTGTGTAAGAGCTCACGCTGGTGGTGTTGCTAAGGGTCACTGGCAAGGCTGCTGTAGCTGCGCCCCTAACTTAACACACACCCGTGGGATTCTGCAAGTGTAGATTTCTGTGAGGTTTTTAAGCTGCAGTAACTTATATTTGTGGAAAAGATGTTCATTAAAGGCATGTCAACATTTCGAAGACACGCAGTGGTAGTGATCTGGTAGGCAGAGTTACATTCAATGCAGTTATATTGTGCGTGTAGCAATTTTGCACCCACCCTTCAAATAGATGGTGGTCTGCTCTGCCAAGCCCAAGTTGCTTTAGCTACATTTTGGGTGTCACGTTACAGTGTACAGAAAAACTGACATGAAATTTGAGATACGAGCTCATCTTTCTATGGCTACCTCGCCACCTCGCTTGCTGACCGATGCAAAcattttggaagggaaaaaaaattgtcaacAATACCACAgtgttattaatttttccatGCTTGAGGAAATTCTCTGTCCTGACAGTGGCATGCAGTGAATGTGCCCTCCCTGCTGCGGTAAGCGTGCTTAGCTGGTTGACAGCAGCAGCGTGTTCTCGGATCTAGTGCTGCTCTTGGCCAGCTGAAGTCAGTGAGGAGACGGCATTTAGTTtaggaagaggaaggagtggGTACATGCATGAAGAGAAACAGGAGAGCTCAGTGACTAGCACGTATGCGTGGGAGTTACCAGCTGGGAAGGTAAAAGGTGAGAGAACGTAATTTGtatgtttaaaatatgtttgctgCTCTCTGGCAACTGTTCTGATCTGGGAGAGCCTGCAGGAGGTGGGATCCTAGATGGCTTTGTCCTGTGTAAGGGCTGTGATCAAACCCTTCTTTGATCCCACATTTGAAAAGCTCAGCACCTGTTTTTTGAGAACAGTTAATGGGTTTCCTCCCTCTATGTACAGGCTGCTCAAAGCTGCTGTGTTGTTCATAAGATTGCTTTGGAATCATATGCAGAAGAAGGTGATTAAGTGGGGTGTTTATAGGATGTCTGTTTGGACAGGCCCACCAAAGAGAGCTCTACAGTAAAGCATAGCAGGCATGGTCTTACCTGCAGGCAGTAAGTGCTGAGCTGCCCATTTCTGCGATGCCTTCAGCTCAGCTCTGGTTTGCTGTAGCTCTTTCCACAGAGAGTTCAAAATGAGATTGTCTCCTCTGGGACTGAATTTATCCTGCTGAAATGCTGTCTCCTGAGCCTCTGCCTCAGACCTCCTCAGCCAAGCACTCTCTAGCCGGCTAAGCCTGCTGGACACATTGTGGCTCAGAAGAACAATGTGCTCGAGGACCTTTCCTCGCTCAGAGTCATGAAGCTTCTTGGCTTCTTCAGCTTGATCACTGTTCCTTGCAAGTGCCTGCACTACCTGTGACATGACGTGGGAGGTGACTTGCTCAACTGCGGCAGCAAAGGTGCCTGTGAGGTTGGTGGTGAGctggctcagctctgctttcaggGTCTGCAGGTCCACTTTCAGGATGTCATCCATTGCCTGCAGCATCATGTTCTCTTTCATCTGCGAGTTCTCAAGCATGATGAAGAGCTTGTCCCACTCAGTGTGCTCTCGCTGGCAGTCGCATGAAGCAGCTGGAATGGAAGATACAGATGTTACTATTCCTTTGCACTTATGTTTTCAAACAGGAGGAGTATTTGACAAAAATCTGGCTCTGTGCAAGGCTTACATACTCCAGACTGTCTATGTGTTTCCCTCtatatcaaaacagaaaagtaaagtAGTGTGTATTAGAGCAATTCTAAAACTGTCATTGGCAGTCTTTTGCAGGAAACCTGAAAAAAGTATAAAGCTAATTCCAAGGCGCACCATCCAAGTCCTTTAGCATTTGCTGTCCATACTAATCTACTCATACAGGCACATgcatcttcctctgaaaaaaaaaaaaaaagatatgtttGTAATAGTAACTGTTACAAGAGCTAGACAACACAGACTGCAATTCTGCACTTAACACAAGTTTAGTTTAAATCTACTTACTTTCCTCAGTACCAAGAACTGGACCTTCAATTTCGTTATCCAGATTCACCAACATGAGATCATAGTCATCATCTTCATccagaacagaaacagaagccctgaaaatacagaacagcATAAGCAGAGCAAGTATTTCTTGGGGCAGCATTCTCTAGCTGCTTCCTGAAAATAGCTGGGCTGTCTGGATCTGAAGTCTAAGTCAGACTTCAGCAGAGACAAGACTACAAGCGAGACGCAGCGAGCCCCTAATAAATGCTCCGAGCGCCTCAGCTTGAATGAATGAGCAATGCTAGTGCCAGTGTTGTAATAAGAGCACTTCTGactgttggttttggctgagaggAGAAGGGGGCGTGCAGCTTGCTCAATTCCAGCCTTCCAGGTTTGCACTGGGGGGAGATGTACTGACTTGTGGAGGGGAAGAAACGGGGAAAGCTGCTATTgcaagctgctgcttcctcttgAGAGCAGACTGCTGTAATGTGCAGCAATGCAACGGTGAGAGCCGGGGATGAAATCACTTGGGGTTTGCTGCCTACAGGCACTGGCTGCATGGGTTGtgttattttgtgttatttGTGGAAAGGAGAGTGTTCTCTGCAAACTCATTTTGTAGCTGGTATGTGCCAGGGCTCTGGAGGGGAAtggtagaaaaataaacatacctCAAGTTGGTTTGGATACACATGTATGGTTTAACCTAAATATTGTAGCATTTTTTGATAGTTATGTATAAAAACTTCTGTTATATACTAACAGTTTATTGCTTTAACTAATAAAGGAGAATTTATAAAGACAGCTTGCtagagttttgcttttctacGCCTAATTACCAATAATAACATCATAACTATGTGGATAATATGTTACTGGTAGTATCTTGTTTTGGGAGCATGTAGATTAGCAGCTGCGTGATTAGAATTGTTTCTgttaacttctgaaaaacaaaacaaggcacCATTGGATTAGCCATCAATGTAATGCTAAATGTTATTGTTATTGGTGTTAATCTGTTTTAAATCCTGGGAAGTTTATCAGTTCAATGGGCCATTAATTATTTCAGAGATGTACTGCTTAGGTGAGGTTAGGGATAATATGGTACAAATTATCTATTGGCTATGAAATATTCAgggaataacaaaaaaaatccccacataATTGCATCTAAATTGTAGTCTGTGTTCCTGTTCCATTTGAGCCTGGTTCAGCCCCTTATCGCTGTACACAGGAGTGTGTAAAGAGGGCCCTGTGCTTCTGTTCTTGCTCATTCTGCCTCTGACACCTGGGCCATGAGTGGGAGGTGTGGCTGCGCAGGCAGCAGAGATGGTGTGCGTGGCCTCAACCATTGCCCCATCCTGCAGCGGGGACCAGGAGGCACTTCACAGGTGTTGCCTTTTGCTGGGAGGCAGGTAAGGCAGGGGCTGCCTGCTCCCCGGTTCCTGCTCCCCGGTTCCTGCTCCCCGGTTCCTGCTCCCCGGTTCCTGCTCCCCGGTTCCTGCTCCCCGGTTCCTCCAGGCTTGCTCCACGCGCCCCAGGGCAACCCCTTGCTCTGGGGGCTGCAGAAGGCTGCCAAGGACCTGGTGCTGCTGCACCAGATGCCTCCCAGTACCCAGCCTTGCTTGTACAATCCTGGGCCACTTGCGCGTTGGGCTGCTGGCCGCAGTACTGTGCTATTCCTACGCGCCAAAGAGTCTCACTGTCCCACACTGTGTATATGGGGCTCCTGCCACTGTGGGGcctccagctgctctcctggaagcacaaataataaatagtaaCATTGAGGCAATATATTCAAAAACTCAAAAGTTTGGTAGAGTAGGGGTGAACATTTTTGGGGAGGTATGTGCCTAACTTGAGTCAtcccagtgaaaaaaaaaactaggcTTGGTGCATGGGCTTTTATGTTTGAATACGCAGCTTGGAGTGAATGTTGAAACACTGCTGTGTAACTCTGAGAGCTCTTCTGTCCACGTTACATTTGCAGTGTGCTACCaggttcatttttttaacaagctctCTGTGCAGCAGAGACTGAGCACAAGGCAGCATTTGTAATTCCTGCGTGCAGGGAACATGGCCAAAGTGTGCCCAGGGCACGGTCCTGGGGCAGCCGGGGAGGGCCGGCACCATCACAGCACGTGGCTGTGGTTGCTCCTGCTGTACGTGCCTCTTCCCTGCCTGACTTACAGCCAGCAGTGCAAAGCCATTGAGTGTCCCCAACCGTACACTAGTTTCTGCCTGAATTGCATAATTCCCAGTGTGTGGTCTGCTTGGAAAGTCCGAGAAAATCTAATCTGGAAAGTATTGGGGGTAAGGGTGgtaggggaaggaagagggaaagaaggtaATTAAGGAGTTGAATATAATGTTTTTCTattctgagaaaacaaatgtaCTTTTCAGGCTCTTAGTTTAGACTGGGACAGATGAAGCAATgtggaaaaaagttaattacTTGGGAACGGTCACAATATCACCTCTGACAGCCCAAGGTCTGAGAATCAAAAGGTTGGTGAGCTGCATGTGCGTAAATCCCTTAGAAACTGAAAAGGTGTGGCAAACAAATGGCAAGATATACTCAGAGCTAACCTGACATATGCATATACAAGAAAATAGTGAATTGGATTGTGCTTCAAACCTTTCATAAGTTATACGAAGAACAGACACAAACTGTGATGTCTGCCTGGATTGTTTACAAGTTTGTATGGACTGGTTattcaattaaaagaaattccATGTTAGTGAGGTCATTTAAATATCACTCCAAAGTGATGGGAgtgttttgcctttgcttttcattcatcTTGGTTAGTGAATATAAACCCAGTATATTTGCTGTATGATAACTGGAAGATATTGCCCAAATTTGCATTTgtacaaagtatttttcttcagagaagctTCATGGCTGCAACCCATCATGTTGTGTCACGTCAAATTGCACTGCTCCTTTAATACATCCATTACTtaaaatgcctgttttcttAGATTGAATAATTAGTCTTGCTTTCCAGATACCTTCCTACCTGTGACACCCCAGCTTAGGCAATAGCATGTCTTGGGCTAATGGCTGTGGTTACTTGTTTAAGGTTGCTagtttttgttcttctctgaaTTCCTTCCCTCTAAACTTTTACAGCTGAGATGAATTTTGCCAAGATCATGGCAA is a window of Phalacrocorax aristotelis chromosome 7, bGulAri2.1, whole genome shotgun sequence DNA encoding:
- the PTX3 gene encoding pentraxin-related protein PTX3, coding for MLPQEILALLMLFCIFRASVSVLDEDDDYDLMLVNLDNEIEGPVLGTEETASCDCQREHTEWDKLFIMLENSQMKENMMLQAMDDILKVDLQTLKAELSQLTTNLTGTFAAAVEQVTSHVMSQVVQALARNSDQAEEAKKLHDSERGKVLEHIVLLSHNVSSRLSRLESAWLRRSEAEAQETAFQQDKFSPRGDNLILNSLWKELQQTRAELKASQKWAAQHLLPAGCETAILFPMRSKKIFGSVHPTAGMTLHSFTACVWIKVTEALDKTIVFSYGTKLNPYEIQLYLSWESAVLVVGGDQHKLAVKNVVVSGKWIHLCGAWSSENGYASLWVKGELAATALDIADAHTIPDGGILQIGQEKNGCCIGGGFDEALAFSGKLTGFNMWDRVLSAKEIAAQSGEDACSIKGNIIGWGVTEVLPYGGAQYVS